One segment of Pirellulales bacterium DNA contains the following:
- a CDS encoding nucleotide pyrophosphohydrolase has protein sequence MSEPADPTTTIATLRQLVAEFVAERNWRQFHTPKNLSMALAVEAAELMEHFQWLSPEEARAVAANPAAKSAVGEELADIFCYVLAMANELELDVATALRDKMVKNRLKYPIEGFRGRYGPDDPRPVER, from the coding sequence ATGAGCGAACCGGCTGATCCGACGACGACCATCGCGACGCTGCGGCAGTTAGTGGCCGAGTTCGTGGCCGAGCGCAATTGGCGACAGTTTCATACGCCCAAGAATCTGTCGATGGCCTTGGCCGTCGAGGCGGCCGAGCTGATGGAGCATTTCCAGTGGCTCTCGCCCGAGGAAGCGCGGGCCGTTGCGGCCAATCCCGCGGCCAAATCCGCCGTGGGCGAAGAACTGGCCGACATTTTTTGCTACGTGCTGGCCATGGCGAACGAGCTCGAGCTCGACGTCGCGACCGCCCTGCGCGACAAGATGGTCAAGAACCGGCTCAAGTACCCGATCGAAGGGTTTCGCGGCCGCTACGGACCGGACGACCCCCGGCCGGTCGAGCGCTGA
- a CDS encoding DUF11 domain-containing protein, with translation MKRFVVRFSLLLAIVAAGVLGVTQAQRMFNVAEAKVTEAAGGEAPQVFDALREEEPTRLAANPFDDGTAAQPAEAVEGEFVAVDGQDMPASEAEQPAAFAPVADAQPLAAMPAAAAPVEPAEFTAPQTEVAESEPTLADTSEQAPLAVPQGRYAARQPTLEPAPGGELALEPTPQTEEPADAIPPAEEFDAVNEPTPAEEPAEDAFAADPQGAYGAATAPAAAVAATGRPGDTQLEGPQSPTITLHKIAPAEVQVGAPTKLQIVVRNTGTVAVEDVRLTDEVPEGTRLVQTHPRADQESTGGLVWALGNLSAGAEATVEVEVMPEREGELGSVARVSYTTSASVRTVATRPELAIDIDGPQEVMIDSQVTLTIKVTNTGTGAATGVVLVNNLPPGLRHPAGDALEYEVGSLKPGESKQMQLTLTAAQPGRIDNVVTAQGDGQLQAESTWSVDVVSPALKLALEGPSRRYLDKPAVYTVSVSNPGTAPAKQIELVTYLPKGLEFVEADNYGEFDPQTGAVHWLLEELPPHDAGQVTVTARPIEPGEHTLRATGTARQGLRDEAVQAVLVEGVAALQFEVVDVDDPIEVGGETTYEIHVVNQGSKAATNVRLVVDLPAELKPITAEGPVRNRVNGQQVVFEGLPQLAPKADTTFRVRANAIGEGDARIRVRVLSDDMQSPVTKEESTRVFSGE, from the coding sequence ATGAAGCGCTTCGTTGTTCGGTTTTCACTGTTGTTGGCCATCGTGGCAGCCGGCGTGCTGGGCGTGACCCAGGCCCAGCGCATGTTCAACGTGGCCGAGGCGAAAGTGACCGAGGCTGCCGGCGGCGAGGCCCCGCAGGTGTTCGACGCCTTGCGCGAGGAAGAGCCGACGCGTTTGGCCGCCAACCCATTCGACGACGGTACCGCCGCGCAGCCGGCCGAGGCTGTCGAGGGTGAATTCGTGGCGGTCGACGGTCAGGACATGCCGGCGAGCGAAGCCGAGCAGCCGGCCGCCTTTGCCCCGGTCGCCGACGCGCAACCGCTGGCCGCCATGCCCGCGGCCGCTGCGCCAGTCGAGCCGGCCGAATTCACCGCGCCGCAAACCGAAGTCGCCGAGTCCGAACCGACGCTCGCAGACACCTCGGAGCAGGCGCCGCTTGCCGTGCCGCAGGGGCGCTATGCTGCGCGGCAGCCGACGCTCGAACCTGCGCCCGGCGGCGAGCTCGCGCTAGAACCCACTCCGCAAACCGAAGAGCCCGCCGATGCAATTCCTCCGGCCGAGGAGTTTGACGCGGTCAACGAGCCGACGCCGGCGGAAGAGCCGGCCGAAGATGCCTTTGCCGCCGATCCGCAGGGTGCCTACGGAGCAGCGACAGCGCCTGCGGCCGCAGTCGCCGCCACGGGCAGGCCCGGCGACACGCAACTCGAAGGGCCGCAATCTCCGACGATCACCTTGCACAAAATCGCGCCGGCCGAAGTCCAAGTCGGTGCACCCACCAAGCTGCAAATCGTCGTCCGTAATACCGGAACCGTGGCCGTGGAAGACGTACGGCTGACGGACGAAGTGCCCGAGGGCACGCGACTGGTCCAAACGCATCCGCGCGCCGACCAGGAGTCGACCGGCGGGCTGGTTTGGGCCCTGGGGAATCTTTCCGCCGGCGCCGAAGCGACCGTCGAAGTCGAGGTCATGCCCGAACGCGAAGGCGAATTGGGCAGCGTGGCCCGGGTGAGCTATACGACCTCGGCGTCGGTACGGACCGTGGCGACGCGTCCGGAATTGGCGATCGACATCGACGGCCCCCAGGAAGTGATGATCGATTCGCAAGTCACGCTCACGATCAAGGTGACCAACACCGGCACCGGCGCGGCGACGGGGGTAGTGCTCGTCAACAACCTGCCGCCGGGACTGCGGCATCCGGCCGGCGACGCGCTGGAGTACGAGGTGGGATCGCTGAAACCGGGCGAATCGAAGCAGATGCAACTGACGCTGACCGCGGCCCAGCCCGGTCGGATCGACAACGTCGTCACTGCCCAAGGTGACGGCCAATTGCAGGCCGAATCGACCTGGTCAGTCGATGTCGTGTCCCCCGCGCTCAAGCTGGCGCTCGAGGGTCCCTCGCGGCGCTATCTCGACAAGCCGGCCGTGTATACCGTGTCGGTTTCGAATCCCGGGACTGCGCCGGCCAAGCAAATTGAGTTGGTGACCTATCTGCCCAAAGGCCTGGAGTTCGTCGAGGCGGACAACTACGGCGAATTCGATCCGCAAACCGGTGCGGTCCATTGGCTGCTCGAAGAGCTGCCGCCGCATGACGCCGGGCAAGTGACCGTGACCGCGCGGCCGATCGAACCGGGAGAGCATACGCTTCGAGCGACGGGCACGGCGCGACAGGGTTTACGCGACGAAGCGGTGCAGGCGGTGCTGGTCGAAGGCGTCGCAGCGCTCCAGTTCGAGGTCGTCGATGTCGACGATCCGATCGAGGTGGGGGGAGAAACGACCTACGAAATCCACGTGGTCAACCAGGGTTCGAAGGCGGCCACGAATGTACGCCTGGTCGTGGATTTGCCCGCCGAACTCAAGCCGATCACGGCCGAAGGGCCCGTACGCAATCGCGTCAACGGCCAGCAGGTGGTCTTCGAGGGGCTGCCGCAATTGGCGCCGAAGGCCGATACGACGTTCCGGGTCCGCGCCAATGCGATCGGCGAGGGCGACGCGCGCATTCGAGTGCGAGTGCTCTCCGACGATATGCAATCGCCGGTTACCAAGGAAGAAAGCACACGTGTCTTCTCGGGCGAGTGA
- a CDS encoding polysaccharide biosynthesis/export family protein: protein MNRHLAARASAARPGQLAVEQAAALRAPAGISPALFLPSGPERELRGSVNLCQALGPAAPYPIRGVDASDTGGCGELHWQTARILFWQAFAQGEYVGHARTAHVPEYRLRVDDELEVVYRITREETSRPYELNVGDEIRVESFTDPNLNRSLVVQPDGTIVLPILNEVKATRRSVAQLREELQEQYRKYYNDPAITVLPIKVNTRLEDIRATVDSRQGLGGGQFRRARVTPEGTIQLPAIGNTFVQGMTLEEVQRELNHRYAQEVEGLEVTPVLVVRAPRYVYVLGEVAKPGRYDLTGPTTAMQAIAMAGSWTVGGNTRQIVVFRRGDDWRLLATMLDLRAALYGKKPTPADEIWLNDSDTIVVPKMPIKVVDEFIDLVFTQGIYGVVPFSFNYTFVEQSAVGGVVVAP from the coding sequence ATGAACCGACACCTGGCGGCCCGCGCCAGTGCCGCCCGGCCCGGACAATTGGCCGTCGAGCAGGCCGCCGCCCTGCGGGCACCGGCGGGAATTTCGCCGGCGTTGTTTCTGCCCAGCGGTCCGGAGCGCGAGTTGCGAGGTTCGGTCAACCTGTGCCAGGCGCTCGGCCCGGCGGCCCCCTACCCGATTCGCGGCGTTGATGCATCGGACACCGGCGGCTGTGGCGAGTTGCATTGGCAGACGGCGCGGATCTTGTTCTGGCAGGCGTTCGCCCAGGGCGAATATGTCGGCCACGCGCGTACGGCGCACGTGCCGGAGTATCGTCTCCGGGTCGATGACGAGCTGGAAGTCGTCTACCGGATTACGCGCGAAGAGACCTCGCGTCCCTACGAGTTGAACGTCGGCGACGAAATCCGCGTCGAGTCGTTCACCGACCCCAACCTGAACCGTTCGCTGGTCGTACAGCCCGACGGCACGATCGTGCTGCCGATCTTGAACGAGGTGAAGGCCACGCGGCGCAGCGTCGCCCAGTTGCGCGAGGAACTGCAAGAGCAGTACCGCAAGTACTACAACGACCCGGCCATCACCGTGTTGCCGATCAAGGTCAACACCCGGCTGGAAGACATCCGAGCCACGGTCGACAGCCGCCAGGGCCTGGGCGGCGGTCAATTCCGCCGCGCCCGGGTCACGCCCGAAGGCACGATCCAGTTGCCGGCCATCGGCAACACCTTTGTGCAAGGCATGACGCTCGAAGAAGTGCAGCGCGAGCTGAACCATCGCTATGCACAAGAAGTCGAAGGTCTGGAAGTCACCCCCGTGCTGGTCGTTCGCGCTCCGCGTTATGTCTACGTGCTCGGCGAGGTGGCCAAGCCGGGTCGCTACGACTTGACCGGCCCGACGACGGCGATGCAGGCCATCGCCATGGCCGGCAGTTGGACCGTAGGCGGCAACACCCGGCAGATCGTCGTGTTCCGCCGCGGCGACGACTGGCGTTTGCTGGCCACGATGCTCGACCTGCGTGCCGCGCTATACGGCAAGAAGCCGACGCCGGCCGACGAGATCTGGCTGAACGACTCGGACACCATCGTGGTGCCCAAGATGCCCATCAAGGTGGTGGACGAGTTCATCGACCTGGTCTTCACCCAGGGCATCTACGGCGTGGTTCCGTTCTCGTTCAACTACACCTTTGTCGAGCAGTCGGCGGTCGGCGGCGTAGTCGTGGCTCCGTAG
- a CDS encoding MBL fold metallo-hydrolase, giving the protein MFHYDRGLKLTRADLGLDVRRRQQRGFISHAHADHMASHVLALCTPATGALYRLRYGPREVLPLEYRATTSWGGMQLTVYPAGHCLGSAMLLADDGQTRLLYTGDFKLQPSLTAEAAELPQADVLVMESTYGDPRYRHPPRDEAIGQLLSLVRGAFEHGTTPVVLAYALGKAQEVTAILTQAGIPVLQHPRAFAISRIYQEYGVDLGNVAEYPGHIRPGHAVVMPPWGPKTAAMPRLGRVTTIAVTGWAAYGMPWNRNQAQHAVPLSDHADYEELLAAARQVRPRVIYATHGPLSFVERLRAEGFEAYPLDTTSQRAANNC; this is encoded by the coding sequence GTGTTTCACTACGACCGCGGCTTGAAGTTGACGCGAGCCGATCTGGGGCTCGACGTCCGGCGCCGCCAGCAGCGAGGCTTTATCTCGCACGCCCACGCCGACCACATGGCGTCGCACGTGCTGGCACTGTGCACGCCGGCCACGGGTGCGCTCTATCGGCTGCGCTATGGTCCGCGCGAGGTGCTGCCGCTCGAATATCGCGCGACGACGAGCTGGGGCGGCATGCAATTGACCGTCTATCCAGCCGGACATTGCCTGGGTTCGGCCATGCTGCTGGCCGACGACGGCCAGACGCGGTTGCTCTACACCGGTGACTTCAAATTGCAGCCGTCGCTCACGGCCGAAGCCGCCGAATTGCCGCAGGCCGACGTGTTGGTGATGGAGTCGACCTATGGCGACCCGCGCTATCGACATCCGCCTCGGGACGAGGCCATCGGTCAGTTGCTGAGCCTCGTCCGAGGCGCCTTCGAGCACGGTACGACGCCAGTCGTGCTGGCCTACGCGCTGGGTAAGGCCCAAGAGGTCACCGCAATCCTCACCCAGGCAGGGATTCCCGTCCTGCAACATCCGCGGGCCTTTGCCATCAGCAGGATTTACCAGGAATACGGTGTCGATCTGGGCAACGTCGCCGAATACCCCGGCCACATCCGCCCGGGGCATGCGGTGGTCATGCCACCTTGGGGCCCGAAGACAGCGGCCATGCCACGGCTGGGCCGCGTGACGACCATCGCCGTCACCGGCTGGGCCGCGTATGGCATGCCCTGGAACCGGAACCAGGCGCAGCACGCGGTGCCCTTGTCGGATCACGCCGATTACGAGGAACTGCTAGCAGCGGCGCGGCAAGTTCGGCCGCGCGTGATCTATGCGACGCATGGCCCTTTGAGCTTCGTCGAGCGCCTACGAGCGGAAGGTTTCGAGGCCTATCCGCTCGACACCACCAGCCAGCGTGCAGCCAACAACTGCTAG
- a CDS encoding sugar phosphate isomerase/epimerase: MFRCLSLEALGMTATQSELNEFALSNGFKGFELPLVEFADRVKSHGLPHARRLIDSARLKVAAFRLPVDWCGDDDAAYKRDLERLPELAEIAQQMQCTRALTWLMPGSDARHYHANFEFCRQRLQELAALLDRYGIRLGVGIQAAADLRAGKNFEFIHTFDQLLLLVGMINAKNIGVLVDTWDLYVAGHDVAEMAGKLNAAQVVNVYVAGAAQDAVPSELPHTARRAAGEGDANDSCAVLVALARAGYDGPVTPTPHPSGMAEKNRAALVKQCGESMNYLWKAAGLSPAGKLLATS, translated from the coding sequence ATGTTTCGCTGCCTCAGCCTTGAAGCGCTGGGTATGACGGCTACCCAAAGCGAACTCAACGAGTTCGCCCTCTCGAATGGATTCAAAGGATTCGAGCTTCCGCTCGTCGAGTTCGCCGATCGGGTCAAGTCGCATGGATTGCCCCATGCCCGCAGGCTGATCGACAGCGCCCGGCTGAAGGTGGCGGCGTTCCGCCTGCCGGTTGACTGGTGCGGCGACGACGACGCTGCCTACAAGCGCGACCTGGAACGGCTGCCCGAGCTGGCCGAAATCGCCCAGCAGATGCAATGTACGCGCGCCCTTACCTGGCTGATGCCGGGCTCCGACGCGCGACACTATCACGCGAATTTCGAGTTTTGCCGGCAACGTCTGCAAGAACTGGCCGCCCTGCTGGACCGCTATGGCATTCGCCTGGGCGTCGGCATTCAGGCCGCGGCCGACCTGCGGGCCGGCAAGAATTTCGAGTTTATTCACACGTTCGATCAGTTGCTTCTGCTGGTGGGCATGATCAACGCCAAGAATATCGGCGTGCTGGTCGACACCTGGGACCTATACGTCGCCGGGCATGACGTGGCCGAAATGGCGGGCAAGCTCAACGCGGCGCAAGTCGTGAACGTGTACGTCGCCGGCGCCGCGCAAGACGCGGTGCCGTCCGAGCTGCCGCACACCGCGCGCCGGGCCGCCGGCGAAGGTGACGCGAACGATTCGTGCGCGGTGCTCGTCGCGCTGGCGCGGGCCGGTTATGACGGGCCCGTCACCCCCACTCCGCACCCGTCCGGCATGGCCGAAAAGAACCGCGCCGCCCTGGTCAAGCAGTGCGGCGAGTCGATGAACTATCTCTGGAAAGCGGCCGGGCTGTCGCCCGCCGGCAAACTGCTGGCAACGAGCTGA
- the purH gene encoding bifunctional phosphoribosylaminoimidazolecarboxamide formyltransferase/IMP cyclohydrolase, whose protein sequence is MSSPPVKRALISVSDKQQLADFARELVACGIEIYSSGGTCAHLRQAGLDVREVSEYTGFPEMLEGRLKTLHPKIHGGILARHDMASDMTSLAEHGIVTFELVVVNLYPFQQTVARPEVTLDEAIENIDIGGPTMVRSAAKNHAHVAIVTSPEQYSEVLAEIQLTRRTTPELRRRLALAAFEHTARYDRAIADFLSGAGYGGPAGEGADDDAALVRDFPRSLQLSLQRTAVLRYGENPHQRGAVYAETGSGGLVAARQLNGKELSYNNLLDLDSALAIVRGLPGPAVSVIKHNNPCGAATADNLAEAARRAMDADPLSAFGAVLGINRKVDAATADVLTAPGTFIEAIAAPAFEEAALDILTTRPKWKVNVRLLATGSLAVTGGYRELRRISGGYLCQDADVGSDPESEWQVVTARQPSPRERDELSFAWAVVRHVKSNAIVVTHEGALCGTGAGQMSRVDSVEIALRKAGEQAKGAVLGSDAFFPFPDSIDLAAAAGIRAIIQPGGSKKDDEVIAACDRYSIAMVFTGRRHFKH, encoded by the coding sequence ATGTCGTCCCCCCCGGTCAAGCGGGCCTTGATCAGCGTTAGCGACAAGCAGCAGCTCGCCGATTTTGCCCGCGAGCTGGTCGCCTGCGGTATCGAAATCTACAGCAGCGGCGGCACCTGTGCGCACTTGCGCCAGGCCGGGCTCGACGTGCGCGAGGTGTCCGAGTACACGGGCTTTCCCGAAATGCTCGAAGGCCGCCTCAAGACGCTGCACCCGAAGATTCATGGCGGCATTCTCGCGCGGCACGACATGGCCAGCGACATGACCTCGCTGGCCGAACACGGCATCGTGACTTTCGAGCTGGTCGTGGTGAATTTGTATCCGTTCCAGCAGACCGTGGCCCGCCCCGAGGTAACGCTCGACGAGGCGATCGAGAACATCGACATCGGCGGGCCGACCATGGTGCGTTCGGCCGCCAAGAATCATGCGCACGTCGCGATCGTCACCAGCCCCGAGCAATACTCCGAGGTGCTGGCCGAGATCCAGTTGACGCGTCGCACGACGCCCGAGCTGCGGCGGCGCCTGGCCTTGGCGGCGTTCGAGCACACGGCCCGTTACGACCGCGCCATTGCCGACTTTTTGAGCGGAGCCGGATACGGCGGGCCCGCTGGCGAGGGGGCCGACGACGATGCGGCCCTGGTGCGAGACTTTCCGCGGTCGCTACAGCTCAGCCTGCAACGGACGGCGGTGCTCCGCTATGGCGAGAATCCGCATCAACGCGGCGCGGTCTATGCCGAGACCGGTAGCGGCGGGCTGGTCGCCGCACGGCAGCTCAACGGCAAGGAACTGTCGTATAACAACCTGCTCGATCTCGATAGTGCGTTGGCGATCGTCCGCGGCCTGCCCGGCCCGGCCGTCAGCGTCATCAAGCACAACAATCCGTGCGGTGCCGCGACGGCGGACAACCTGGCCGAGGCTGCCCGCCGCGCAATGGACGCCGATCCGCTGAGCGCCTTTGGCGCCGTGCTGGGGATCAACCGCAAGGTCGACGCCGCCACGGCCGACGTCTTGACGGCGCCGGGCACCTTTATCGAGGCGATCGCCGCGCCGGCTTTTGAAGAGGCCGCGCTCGACATCCTGACCACTCGCCCCAAGTGGAAGGTCAACGTGCGTTTGCTGGCGACGGGGTCCCTTGCCGTGACCGGCGGCTATCGCGAGCTGCGGCGGATCTCCGGAGGATACCTCTGCCAGGACGCCGACGTCGGCTCCGACCCGGAAAGCGAATGGCAGGTGGTGACTGCCCGTCAGCCCTCGCCGCGCGAACGCGACGAGTTGAGCTTTGCCTGGGCCGTGGTTCGGCACGTGAAATCCAACGCCATCGTCGTGACCCACGAGGGCGCGCTGTGCGGCACCGGCGCGGGGCAGATGAGCCGGGTCGATTCCGTCGAAATCGCGCTGCGCAAGGCCGGCGAACAGGCCAAGGGTGCCGTGCTCGGCTCGGACGCGTTTTTTCCCTTTCCCGATTCGATCGATTTGGCCGCCGCGGCGGGCATTCGGGCCATCATCCAGCCGGGCGGCTCGAAGAAAGACGACGAAGTCATTGCCGCCTGCGACCGTTATTCAATCGCGATGGTCTTCACCGGCCGGCGGCACTTCAAGCACTGA
- the trpC gene encoding indole-3-glycerol phosphate synthase TrpC, translating into MTSILNEIVAQKWRDIEQARAVTPLEALKEQAAAAPPVRDFFGALAAPGPVRLIAEVKRASPSRGPIRPDADPVQVASTYAQHGASCISVLTDQVHFQGSFDDLRAVRAAVGVPLLCKDFIVDVYQLYQARAAGADAVLLIAECLDDQRLRLLYREALMLGLTPLVELFEAANLARVLSTGATLVGINNRDLRTFSVDLEHTVRLCPQIPDECLVVGESGIRVRADVERLAAAGVKAILVGEALMESADIGRAVEELLGR; encoded by the coding sequence ATGACCTCGATTCTCAATGAAATCGTTGCCCAGAAATGGCGCGACATCGAACAGGCCCGGGCCGTGACGCCGCTCGAAGCGCTCAAAGAGCAGGCTGCGGCGGCGCCGCCCGTTCGCGACTTTTTCGGCGCACTGGCCGCACCGGGACCGGTCCGCCTGATTGCCGAGGTGAAACGGGCCAGCCCGTCGCGCGGGCCGATTCGCCCCGATGCCGACCCGGTGCAGGTTGCCAGCACCTATGCGCAGCACGGTGCCAGTTGCATCAGCGTACTGACCGATCAGGTCCATTTTCAGGGCAGCTTCGACGATCTGCGAGCCGTCAGGGCCGCCGTGGGGGTGCCCTTGCTGTGCAAGGATTTCATCGTCGACGTCTACCAGCTCTACCAGGCACGGGCCGCAGGGGCCGACGCGGTATTGTTGATCGCCGAATGCCTCGACGACCAGCGGCTGAGGCTGTTGTACCGCGAGGCACTGATGCTGGGGCTCACGCCGCTGGTCGAATTGTTCGAAGCGGCCAACCTGGCCCGGGTGCTGTCGACCGGCGCGACCCTCGTGGGCATCAACAATCGCGACCTGCGAACGTTTTCGGTCGATTTGGAGCATACCGTGCGGCTCTGTCCGCAGATTCCGGACGAGTGCCTGGTGGTCGGCGAAAGCGGTATTCGGGTTCGGGCCGATGTCGAGCGGCTGGCCGCCGCCGGCGTGAAGGCCATTCTCGTCGGCGAAGCGCTGATGGAAAGCGCCGATATCGGCCGCGCGGTGGAAGAACTGCTCGGGCGCTGA
- the mutY gene encoding A/G-specific adenine glycosylase, translating into MQRRLKSWFGRAARALPWRQEPTAYRVWISEIMLQQTQVATVVPYFERFVARFPDVGTLAAAPEQAVLRHWEGLGYYRRARQLHRAAQQIVAEHAGEFPSDAEAVRRLPGIGRYTAGAILSIAFDRPEPILEANTLRVYSRLLGYRGDPRSTAGQKHLWKAAADWLPRRGAGAFNQALMELGATICTPRRPRCEECPVAALCRARALGLVEQIPPPARPPQIEQVHEVAVVIHRGRRVLVCQREPGERWAGLWDFVRIPWPEPFPAVPDAAVKRQLVAAIKQATGQKVRLGDTLTTLRHQVTRFRITLTVVEATAADPRDTARWLTLDELAHLPLSVTGRKIADLLGRDTNTKA; encoded by the coding sequence TTGCAGCGGCGCTTGAAATCTTGGTTTGGCCGCGCGGCGCGGGCCCTACCCTGGCGTCAGGAACCCACGGCCTATCGCGTCTGGATCAGCGAGATCATGCTGCAGCAGACCCAGGTCGCGACCGTGGTGCCCTATTTTGAACGGTTCGTCGCCCGGTTTCCCGATGTCGGCACCCTCGCGGCGGCACCCGAACAAGCGGTCCTACGACACTGGGAAGGGCTGGGCTACTATCGTCGTGCCCGGCAGTTGCACCGCGCCGCACAGCAGATCGTCGCCGAACATGCCGGCGAGTTCCCGAGCGACGCCGAGGCCGTCAGACGCCTGCCCGGCATCGGGCGTTATACGGCCGGCGCGATCCTGTCGATCGCCTTCGATCGGCCCGAACCGATCCTCGAAGCAAACACGCTGCGCGTCTACAGCCGGCTGTTGGGCTACCGGGGCGATCCGCGTTCGACGGCCGGGCAAAAACACCTGTGGAAGGCCGCCGCCGATTGGCTCCCGCGCCGCGGCGCCGGCGCGTTCAATCAGGCGCTAATGGAGCTGGGCGCCACGATTTGCACGCCGCGCAGGCCGCGCTGCGAGGAATGTCCCGTGGCGGCGTTGTGCCGCGCGCGGGCCCTGGGCCTGGTCGAGCAGATTCCGCCGCCGGCGCGGCCGCCGCAGATCGAACAGGTGCACGAGGTCGCCGTCGTCATCCATCGCGGCCGTCGGGTGCTCGTGTGCCAGCGCGAACCGGGCGAGCGCTGGGCCGGACTTTGGGACTTTGTCCGCATTCCCTGGCCCGAGCCGTTTCCGGCCGTGCCCGACGCGGCGGTCAAACGTCAGCTCGTCGCGGCCATCAAGCAGGCGACTGGTCAAAAGGTCCGCCTCGGCGACACGTTGACGACTCTGCGTCACCAGGTCACCAGGTTTCGGATCACGCTCACCGTGGTCGAGGCGACGGCCGCCGATCCGCGAGACACGGCCCGATGGCTGACCCTGGATGAATTGGCGCACCTCCCGCTATCGGTGACCGGGCGAAAGATTGCCGATCTCCTCGGCCGCGACACGAATACCAAAGCGTAA
- a CDS encoding M28 family peptidase — protein sequence MRKPTGQTLFLAAVVVVSSVVAGYLLFTQPGHSGRQAGEKSRLTLEDIDFNGRRAYGYLEQLCALGPRPTGSEAMSRQQQLLIEHFQKLGGQITRQAFQFRHPVTGQPVIGTNLLVTWHPQSRERVLLVAHYDTRPFPDRDPQNPRGTFVGANDGASGTALLMELAHDFSQFQSRKWPGQLGVDFLLVDAEEFVFDDRQPYFLGSEFFAGQYAKNPPPYRYRWGIVLDMVADADLQIYQERNSLLWRDTRPLVEALWQTAADLGVREFVPRPKHEIRDDHLPLRNVARIPTCDVIDFDYPPWHTQDDVPARCSALSLAKVGWVVRTWLQQAR from the coding sequence ATGCGTAAACCTACCGGACAGACCTTGTTCCTGGCTGCCGTGGTCGTAGTCAGCAGCGTGGTGGCCGGTTACCTGCTCTTTACCCAGCCTGGCCACAGCGGCAGGCAAGCCGGCGAAAAATCGCGGCTGACACTGGAAGACATCGATTTCAACGGCCGCCGCGCCTACGGCTACTTGGAACAGCTCTGCGCCCTGGGCCCGCGGCCAACCGGTTCCGAGGCCATGTCCCGGCAGCAGCAATTGCTCATCGAGCACTTTCAGAAACTCGGCGGCCAGATCACACGGCAAGCGTTTCAGTTTCGCCATCCCGTGACCGGACAGCCCGTGATCGGCACGAACCTGCTGGTGACCTGGCATCCCCAGTCGCGCGAGCGCGTCTTGCTCGTGGCGCATTACGACACGCGCCCGTTCCCCGATCGCGACCCGCAGAACCCGCGGGGGACATTCGTCGGCGCCAACGACGGGGCCAGCGGCACGGCGCTGCTGATGGAGCTGGCTCACGATTTCAGCCAGTTTCAATCGCGCAAATGGCCGGGGCAGCTCGGCGTCGATTTCCTGCTGGTCGATGCCGAAGAATTCGTGTTCGACGATCGGCAGCCCTATTTTCTCGGCTCCGAGTTCTTCGCCGGTCAATATGCCAAGAATCCGCCGCCCTACCGTTACCGCTGGGGCATTGTGCTCGACATGGTCGCCGATGCCGACCTGCAGATTTATCAAGAGCGTAACAGCCTGCTGTGGCGCGATACGCGGCCGCTGGTCGAGGCCCTGTGGCAGACGGCCGCCGACCTGGGCGTGCGCGAGTTCGTCCCTCGACCTAAGCATGAAATCCGCGACGACCACCTGCCGTTGCGCAACGTCGCCCGGATCCCGACTTGCGACGTGATCGACTTCGACTATCCGCCGTGGCACACCCAGGACGACGTGCCGGCACGCTGCTCGGCGCTCAGCCTGGCCAAGGTCGGCTGGGTCGTGCGCACCTGGCTCCAGCAGGCCCGCTAG